From Vitis vinifera cultivar Pinot Noir 40024 chromosome 5, ASM3070453v1, the proteins below share one genomic window:
- the LOC132253709 gene encoding proline-rich 33 kDa extensin-related protein-like: MYSSTYLLVLLLGLVVLTTPSLADYPKHPPVHKPPTENKPPVEKPPMEHQPPTKPPKGEEPLPEHKPPSPFGKPPQGEKPPPEHKPSDKTRKLLEGEKPLPEHKPASPFGKPPKGEKPLPEHKPASPLGKPTKGEKPPHYGHNPGHPPAESAEDSYKPPQTIKPPSTPTKKPSVPGKKPPTTQKPPHKPPSPTHPN; the protein is encoded by the coding sequence ATGTACTCTTCCACATACTTGCTAGTGTTGCTGCTGGGACTGGTGGTTCTCACCACCCCGTCTCTTGCTGACTACCCCAAGCATCCCCCAGTTCATAAACCACCAACGGAGAACAAGCCCCCGGTTGAGAAACCACCTATGGAACACCAGCCACCAACTAAACCTCCCAAGGGAGAGGAGCCACTCCCCGAACACAAGCCACCAAGTCCATTTGGCAAACCACCCCAAGGAGAGAAGCCACCACCAGAACACAAGCCATCTGACAAAACCCGTAAACTTCTTGAGGGAGAGAAGCCGCTCCCAGAGCACAAGCCAGCAAGCCCATTTGGCAAACCACCTAAGGGAGAGAAGCCGCTCCCGGAGCACAAGCCAGCCAGCCCACTTGGCAAACCAACTAAGGGAGAGAAGCCACCCCATTATGGTCACAACCCTGGGCACCCTCCCGCAGAGAGTGCTGAAGACTCATACAAGCCACCTCAGACGATTAAGCCTCCTTCAACTCCAACAAAAAAACCATCAGTTCCAGGAAAGAAGCCACCAACTACCCAAAAGCCACCGCACAAACCACCATCTCCCACCCATCCCAACTGA